A genome region from Thermomonospora amylolytica includes the following:
- a CDS encoding PadR family transcriptional regulator has product MSIPHILLGLLAERPKHGYELKREHDERLPGAKPVAYGQVYSTLQRLERDGLVAVAETVSDGGPERTVYRLTDEGRARIRAWLGEVEPPAPYVSGALFTRVVLALVAGEDPQLYLDRQRAAHLARMRELTAVKTDPDRTTARLLAADHALLHLDADLRWMDLAARRLADLTKEIA; this is encoded by the coding sequence ATGTCGATACCGCACATCCTGCTGGGGCTGCTGGCCGAGCGGCCCAAGCACGGATACGAGCTCAAGCGCGAGCACGACGAGCGGCTGCCCGGCGCCAAGCCCGTCGCCTACGGGCAGGTGTACTCCACCCTGCAGCGACTGGAACGCGACGGGCTGGTCGCGGTCGCCGAGACCGTCAGCGACGGCGGCCCCGAGCGCACCGTCTACCGGCTCACCGACGAGGGCCGCGCCCGCATCCGGGCCTGGCTGGGCGAGGTCGAGCCGCCCGCCCCGTACGTGTCCGGCGCCCTGTTCACCCGGGTCGTGCTGGCCCTGGTCGCCGGCGAGGACCCCCAGCTCTACCTGGACCGCCAGCGCGCCGCCCATCTGGCGCGGATGCGGGAGCTGACGGCGGTCAAGACCGACCCCGACCGCACCACCGCCCGGCTGCTGGCCGCCGACCACGCCCTGCTGCACCTGGACGCCGACCTGAGATGGATGGATCTGGCCGCCCGCCGCCTGGCGGACCTCACCAAGGAGATCGCGTGA
- a CDS encoding permease prefix domain 1-containing protein: MEEYVAALTAALHGPARVRARMVGDIRDGLVDTADAYAQEGMPPQDAAREAVRDFGPVGEIAASCQRELTVVQARHTARVVALTVPFLLACWYAIRAADPGLPPAAHLLGLQLAAVAATAAVFSSATLVVTGSLARRLPTPSRLPLAVAWTGTAAAVAAALATVTFAVTALFTANWTLLVLAGALAAAAHATIASSARACRRCAHLPVPEPNARS; this comes from the coding sequence ATCGAGGAGTACGTCGCGGCCCTGACCGCCGCCCTGCACGGCCCGGCGAGGGTCAGGGCCCGGATGGTCGGCGACATCCGCGACGGCCTCGTCGACACGGCCGACGCCTACGCGCAGGAGGGGATGCCCCCGCAGGACGCCGCCCGCGAGGCGGTGCGGGACTTCGGACCCGTCGGCGAGATCGCGGCGAGCTGCCAGCGCGAGCTCACCGTCGTCCAGGCCCGCCACACCGCCCGGGTCGTCGCGCTGACCGTCCCGTTCCTGCTGGCCTGCTGGTACGCCATCCGCGCCGCCGACCCCGGCCTGCCGCCGGCCGCCCATCTGCTCGGCCTCCAGCTCGCCGCCGTGGCCGCCACCGCCGCCGTGTTCTCCTCGGCGACGCTGGTCGTCACCGGCTCCCTCGCCCGCCGGCTGCCCACACCGTCCCGGCTGCCCCTGGCCGTGGCGTGGACCGGCACGGCCGCCGCCGTGGCGGCGGCCCTGGCCACCGTCACGTTCGCCGTCACCGCCCTGTTCACCGCCAACTGGACCCTCCTGGTCCTCGCAGGGGCTCTGGCCGCCGCCGCCCACGCCACGATCGCCTCCTCGGCGCGGGCCTGCCGCCGGTGCGCCCACCTCCCCGTCCCCGAGCCGAACGCCCGGTCCTGA
- a CDS encoding DUF3817 domain-containing protein: protein MRTLRIAAAVEAASLAVLLANLLTAHAEAIASLVGPLHGTAYLTVIAATWLVPAGTPARRRAVIPGIGGLLALRRLPPTRNETDAPPR, encoded by the coding sequence GTGCGCACCCTCCGGATCGCCGCCGCCGTCGAGGCCGCCTCCCTGGCCGTCCTCCTGGCCAACCTGCTCACCGCCCATGCCGAGGCGATCGCCTCCCTGGTCGGCCCCCTGCACGGCACCGCCTATCTCACCGTCATCGCCGCCACCTGGCTCGTCCCCGCCGGTACGCCCGCCCGGCGGCGCGCCGTCATCCCCGGCATAGGCGGCCTCCTGGCCCTTCGCCGACTCCCGCCGACCCGGAATGAGACCGACGCGCCGCCGCGGTGA
- a CDS encoding serine/threonine-protein kinase: MGDWRIDGFQEVRELGKGAQGRVVLARHVESGTPVAIKYVQAEDTDELRREAMLLGRVTDPHVARLYRLVQGERGAAIVMEAVNGVSLKRVLAEHGTLGPEAALVVLKGSLLGLAAAHAVGIVHRDYKPANVMVQADGLSKLIDFGIAAPAGAGSRSGTPAYMAPEQWTGGSAAPATDVYAATCVFFECVTGRRPYPGTGLEELRALHTGAPVPLEEMPRPLRNLVARGMAKDPAQRPPGAAAFVTELDTIAVAEYGPDWEDRGIRTLAGAAVALASLFPLAALGIAPALAAAPAAGGAAAGTAAGGMVGGTAGAPGMAAAGGGGLFAGAGAKVALAVAGTAVVAGAGGIVVANVSQEPPAPPARPVSALVATQNQTYTDVPLQVRNARYAQISGLGDAQVQRRLNQALRQPLDWWITWMRDNTGRNRDLCTGSSLVESDVRIGLRGPTLVSVRYDITGDLCYPADGTLPSWAVTVNVKTGRVLTATDVFRPETLTDRGVTTLWNRLTATEGIFEPGGCSTLPVDRDDFFPSRQPDGPNGEFPPYATVFFAPDRFEINWSTGGSDCVRDLLYAPYDKVRDLLKPEIVAALPGTSPAPRRS; this comes from the coding sequence GTGGGGGACTGGCGGATCGACGGCTTCCAGGAGGTCCGTGAGCTGGGAAAGGGCGCCCAGGGCAGGGTCGTGCTCGCCCGGCACGTCGAGTCGGGGACCCCGGTGGCGATCAAGTACGTGCAGGCCGAGGACACCGACGAGCTGCGGCGGGAGGCGATGCTGCTCGGCCGGGTCACCGACCCCCATGTGGCGCGGCTGTACCGGCTGGTGCAGGGGGAGCGGGGCGCGGCGATCGTCATGGAGGCGGTCAACGGGGTCTCCCTGAAACGGGTGCTGGCCGAGCACGGGACGCTGGGGCCGGAGGCGGCGCTCGTGGTGCTCAAGGGCTCGCTGCTGGGGCTGGCCGCGGCCCACGCGGTGGGGATCGTGCACCGCGACTACAAGCCCGCGAACGTGATGGTGCAGGCGGACGGGCTCAGCAAGCTCATCGACTTCGGGATCGCGGCACCGGCGGGGGCGGGCAGCCGTTCCGGGACCCCCGCCTACATGGCGCCGGAGCAGTGGACCGGAGGGAGCGCCGCCCCCGCCACCGACGTGTACGCCGCGACCTGTGTGTTCTTCGAATGCGTGACGGGACGGCGCCCATACCCAGGGACCGGCCTGGAGGAGCTGAGGGCCCTGCACACCGGCGCCCCGGTCCCCCTGGAGGAGATGCCCCGGCCGCTGCGGAACCTGGTGGCGCGCGGCATGGCCAAGGACCCGGCGCAGCGGCCCCCGGGCGCGGCGGCGTTCGTGACCGAGCTGGACACGATCGCAGTGGCCGAGTACGGCCCCGACTGGGAGGACCGCGGCATCCGCACCCTCGCGGGCGCGGCGGTGGCGCTGGCGTCGCTGTTCCCGCTGGCGGCGCTCGGCATCGCCCCGGCCTTGGCCGCGGCTCCGGCCGCCGGGGGAGCGGCGGCGGGCACGGCGGCGGGCGGCATGGTCGGGGGAACGGCCGGTGCCCCGGGCATGGCCGCGGCGGGGGGAGGCGGCCTGTTCGCCGGCGCCGGGGCCAAGGTGGCGCTGGCCGTGGCCGGAACGGCGGTGGTCGCCGGAGCCGGCGGCATCGTGGTCGCGAACGTCTCCCAGGAGCCCCCCGCCCCGCCGGCGCGTCCGGTCTCGGCGCTGGTCGCCACCCAGAACCAGACCTACACCGACGTTCCCCTGCAGGTCCGCAACGCCCGGTACGCGCAGATCAGCGGGCTCGGCGACGCCCAGGTGCAGCGGCGGCTCAACCAGGCGCTCCGGCAGCCGCTGGACTGGTGGATCACCTGGATGCGCGACAACACCGGCCGCAACCGCGACCTGTGCACCGGCTCCAGCCTCGTCGAGTCCGACGTGCGGATCGGGCTGCGCGGCCCCACCCTGGTCTCCGTCCGCTACGACATCACCGGCGACCTCTGTTACCCCGCCGACGGAACCCTGCCGTCGTGGGCGGTCACCGTGAACGTCAAGACCGGCCGCGTTCTGACCGCGACCGACGTCTTCCGCCCCGAGACGCTGACCGACCGCGGCGTCACCACCCTGTGGAACCGCCTGACCGCCACCGAGGGCATCTTCGAACCGGGAGGCTGCAGCACGTTGCCGGTCGACCGCGACGACTTCTTCCCCTCCAGGCAGCCCGACGGCCCGAACGGTGAGTTCCCGCCGTACGCGACCGTCTTCTTCGCCCCCGACCGCTTCGAGATCAACTGGTCGACGGGCGGCAGCGACTGCGTCCGCGACCTCCTGTACGCCCCCTACGACAAGGTCCGCGACCTGCTGAAGCCCGAGATCGTGGCCGCCCTTCCGGGGACCTCCCCGGCACCGCGGCGTTCCTAG
- a CDS encoding arginase family protein, whose amino-acid sequence MPEPMVVEIPQWQGSGSPEAPRLTEGARLLAGLFPGSRRLRANVDDAPGDTRDGVRHLDVLAANLAAAREATAAGGHPAVTIGGDCGIDLAPIEAALHRHGDRLAVVWFDAHGDLNTPQTSPSGAFHGMVLRTLLGEGPADLTPARTLTPAQVTLAGVRSLDPGERDYVERHGLRHLTPEALADPSALVSSIDADAVHVHIDLDVLDPSTFTSIGYPEPGGLTPEALAAAVTALTARLPLAGLTITEYQPNDPQDQETLSRLIAALAPF is encoded by the coding sequence ATGCCCGAACCGATGGTGGTCGAGATCCCGCAGTGGCAGGGCTCGGGGTCGCCCGAGGCGCCCCGGCTGACCGAAGGGGCCCGCCTGCTCGCCGGGCTGTTCCCCGGCTCCCGGCGGCTGCGAGCGAACGTGGACGACGCGCCCGGCGACACCCGCGACGGCGTACGCCACCTGGACGTCCTCGCCGCCAACCTGGCCGCGGCCCGTGAGGCGACGGCCGCCGGCGGGCACCCGGCCGTCACGATCGGCGGCGACTGCGGCATCGACCTCGCCCCGATCGAGGCCGCGCTGCACCGGCACGGCGACCGGCTGGCCGTGGTGTGGTTCGACGCCCACGGCGACCTGAACACCCCGCAGACCTCCCCCTCGGGGGCGTTCCACGGCATGGTGCTGCGGACCCTGCTCGGTGAAGGCCCCGCCGACCTGACCCCCGCGCGCACGCTCACCCCGGCCCAGGTCACCCTCGCCGGGGTCCGCTCCCTGGATCCCGGCGAACGCGACTACGTCGAGCGCCACGGCCTGCGCCACCTCACCCCCGAGGCCCTGGCCGATCCCTCCGCCCTGGTCTCCTCCATCGACGCCGACGCCGTCCACGTCCACATCGACCTCGACGTCCTCGACCCGTCCACGTTCACCTCGATCGGCTATCCCGAGCCGGGCGGCCTCACCCCCGAGGCCCTGGCCGCCGCCGTCACCGCCCTGACCGCCCGTCTCCCCCTCGCCGGCCTCACCATCACCGAGTACCAGCCGAACGACCCGCAGGACCAGGAGACCCTCAGCCGCCTGATCGCCGCCCTCGCCCCGTTCTAG
- a CDS encoding TetR/AcrR family transcriptional regulator, which translates to MGDDAPDIIWLRPERPARGPRPAYSRAQITAAAIQIADAEGLEAASMRRVAAEIGAGTMSLYRYVPSREDLVNLMVDAVYGELDLPDEPSGDWRADLTLLAHALRAASRRHPWFTDIRGVRQSFGPNTLRFLEFGMGALDGRGVPVDEMMALFGIFQGYVTGFVREEAFWIEEERRTGMTREQWMAHSGPYVHHILDSGDYPVFSKIILYARQPHMDDDERFEYGLERVLDTIAAALPGPSSAPGGGNS; encoded by the coding sequence TTGGGCGACGACGCGCCCGACATCATCTGGCTGCGCCCGGAGCGCCCGGCCCGGGGGCCGCGCCCGGCCTACAGCAGGGCGCAGATCACCGCGGCCGCGATCCAGATCGCCGACGCCGAGGGGCTGGAGGCCGCCTCGATGCGCCGGGTGGCGGCCGAGATCGGCGCGGGCACCATGTCGCTCTACCGCTATGTGCCGAGCCGCGAGGACCTGGTCAACCTGATGGTCGACGCGGTCTACGGCGAGCTGGACCTGCCCGACGAGCCCTCCGGCGACTGGCGCGCCGACCTGACCCTGCTGGCGCACGCCCTGCGCGCGGCGTCGCGGCGCCACCCGTGGTTCACCGACATCCGGGGGGTGCGCCAGAGCTTCGGGCCGAACACGCTGCGCTTCCTGGAGTTCGGCATGGGCGCCCTCGACGGGCGCGGGGTGCCGGTCGACGAGATGATGGCCCTGTTCGGGATCTTCCAGGGCTACGTGACCGGGTTCGTCCGCGAGGAGGCGTTCTGGATCGAGGAGGAACGCCGCACCGGCATGACCCGCGAGCAGTGGATGGCCCACTCCGGGCCGTACGTCCACCACATCCTCGACAGCGGGGACTACCCGGTCTTCAGCAAGATCATCCTGTACGCCCGCCAGCCCCACATGGACGACGACGAGCGCTTCGAGTACGGCCTGGAACGCGTCCTGGACACCATCGCCGCCGCCCTCCCCGGCCCGTCGTCCGCTCCGGGCGGTGGAAATTCATGA
- a CDS encoding ATP-binding cassette domain-containing protein: MTEPIVVAEGLHKRFGDVHALRGLDLAVPPGAVCALLGPNGAGKTTAVRILATLARPDAGHARIAGHDVVREADRVRALIGLAGQHAAVDERLTGRENLRMFGRLHHLSRARARRRADELLERFGLADAADRVAGAYSGGMRRRLDLIASLLVAPKVLFLDEPTTGLDPRSRGEIWDAVRTLVADGTTVLLTTQYLEEADRLADDVVVIDHGRVIGQGTPDELKAALGSRIDVLLEDAGALPAASAVLARMTGADPDAPDHRRLTAPAPVDLRLADAVRELDRAGVAIADIALRRPSLDEVFLHLTGRPAREPDAAATEGEAA; encoded by the coding sequence ATGACCGAACCGATCGTCGTCGCCGAAGGGCTGCACAAGCGCTTCGGCGACGTCCACGCGCTGCGCGGCCTGGACCTGGCGGTGCCGCCCGGCGCCGTCTGCGCGCTGCTCGGGCCCAACGGGGCCGGCAAGACCACGGCGGTGCGCATCCTGGCCACGCTCGCCCGCCCCGACGCCGGGCACGCCCGGATCGCCGGGCACGACGTGGTGCGCGAGGCCGACCGGGTGCGCGCCCTCATCGGGCTGGCCGGGCAGCACGCCGCCGTGGACGAGCGGCTGACCGGCCGCGAGAACCTGCGGATGTTCGGCCGCCTGCACCACCTGTCGCGGGCGCGGGCCCGGCGGCGCGCCGACGAACTGCTGGAACGCTTCGGCCTCGCCGACGCGGCCGACCGCGTGGCGGGCGCCTACTCCGGCGGGATGCGCCGCCGCCTGGACCTGATCGCCAGCCTGCTCGTCGCGCCGAAGGTGCTGTTCCTGGACGAGCCCACCACCGGGCTGGACCCCCGCAGCCGCGGCGAGATCTGGGACGCCGTCCGCACACTGGTGGCCGACGGCACCACCGTGCTGCTGACCACCCAGTACCTGGAGGAGGCCGACCGGCTCGCCGACGACGTCGTGGTGATCGACCACGGCCGGGTGATCGGACAGGGCACGCCCGACGAGCTCAAGGCCGCCCTCGGCAGCCGGATCGACGTGCTGCTGGAGGACGCCGGCGCGCTGCCCGCGGCGTCGGCCGTGCTGGCCCGCATGACCGGAGCCGACCCGGACGCGCCCGACCACCGCCGGCTGACCGCCCCGGCCCCGGTGGACCTGCGGCTCGCCGACGCCGTCCGCGAACTCGACCGCGCCGGGGTCGCCATCGCCGACATCGCCCTGCGCCGCCCGTCCCTGGACGAGGTCTTCCTGCACCTGACCGGCAGGCCCGCCCGGGAACCGGACGCCGCCGCGACCGAGGGGGAGGCCGCCTGA
- a CDS encoding ABC transporter permease, with protein sequence MGTSLRWTIEDGLTLVERELRRMRHEPGELVAALLFPALMVLMFGYIMGSAIRVPGGGDYREYLMPGLFAMVTFSSVMALTLKVATDASRGVMDRFRSLPMSRLAVPFGQTGADVPSGLLNLVIMAGMGLLVGWRPNDGPLRALAAFALLTLLRYALSWVGCYLGLRVKNEQVADQMVPLLFPVTMLSNAFVPTEGMPVWLRVIADWNPVSAVTAACRDLFGNPGAPTADAAWPVAHPILATIAWSVLLVAIFMPLSLRAYQRRA encoded by the coding sequence ATGGGCACGTCGCTGCGCTGGACGATCGAGGACGGCCTCACGCTGGTCGAACGGGAACTGCGCCGGATGCGGCACGAGCCCGGCGAACTGGTCGCGGCGCTGCTCTTCCCGGCCCTGATGGTGCTGATGTTCGGCTACATCATGGGCAGCGCGATCAGGGTGCCCGGCGGGGGCGACTACCGCGAGTACCTGATGCCGGGGCTGTTCGCGATGGTCACCTTCAGCTCGGTGATGGCGCTGACCCTCAAGGTGGCCACCGACGCCTCGCGCGGGGTGATGGACCGGTTCCGCTCGCTGCCGATGTCGCGGCTGGCGGTGCCGTTCGGGCAGACCGGGGCGGACGTGCCGTCCGGGCTGCTCAACCTGGTCATCATGGCGGGGATGGGCCTGCTGGTCGGCTGGCGGCCGAACGACGGGCCGCTGCGCGCGCTGGCGGCGTTCGCGCTGCTGACGCTGCTGCGGTACGCGCTGAGCTGGGTGGGCTGCTACCTGGGGCTCAGGGTTAAGAACGAACAGGTCGCCGACCAGATGGTGCCGCTGCTGTTCCCGGTCACCATGCTGTCCAACGCGTTCGTGCCCACCGAGGGGATGCCGGTCTGGCTGCGCGTGATCGCCGACTGGAACCCGGTCAGCGCCGTCACCGCCGCCTGCCGCGACCTGTTCGGCAACCCCGGCGCCCCCACCGCCGACGCCGCCTGGCCCGTGGCCCACCCGATCCTCGCCACGATCGCCTGGTCCGTACTGCTGGTGGCGATCTTCATGCCGCTGTCCCTGCGCGCCTACCAACGGCGGGCCTGA
- a CDS encoding helix-turn-helix domain-containing protein: MSGNELGAFIRSRREAITPDQVGLPTGPRRRTPGLRRSELATLAGISVEYLTRLEQGRDRHPSFQVLGALADALRLSTADRDVLRRTAKAMHGSGMCMFGLEPPSRTVRPTLRTLLERLEPTPAAVLNRLNDVLAHTVAFERLAGPLGLLDGDPPNVTRHVFTDPRARAAYPDWDRVADEQAAYLRTEATGDDPHVAEFTDELSLVAGASFTSRLRAVPSLPPRTGVLRLAHPEAGELRLAYETLDVPADDGQRLIAYLPADDRTSTALDRLTGRRPGTLRAVAT; this comes from the coding sequence ATGAGCGGCAACGAGCTGGGCGCGTTCATCAGGTCCCGTCGCGAGGCGATCACCCCCGACCAGGTGGGGCTGCCGACCGGCCCCCGCCGGCGCACCCCCGGGCTGCGCCGGTCGGAGCTGGCCACCCTCGCCGGGATCAGCGTGGAGTACCTGACCCGCCTCGAGCAGGGACGCGACCGGCATCCGTCGTTCCAGGTCCTCGGGGCGCTGGCGGACGCGCTGCGGCTGTCCACCGCCGACCGGGACGTGCTGCGCCGCACCGCCAAGGCGATGCACGGCTCCGGCATGTGCATGTTCGGGCTGGAGCCGCCGTCCCGCACCGTCCGCCCGACCCTGCGGACCCTGCTGGAGCGCCTCGAGCCCACCCCCGCCGCCGTTCTCAACCGGCTGAACGACGTCCTCGCCCACACCGTGGCCTTCGAACGCCTCGCCGGCCCGCTCGGGCTGCTGGACGGCGACCCGCCCAACGTGACCCGCCACGTGTTCACCGATCCGCGGGCCCGCGCCGCCTATCCCGACTGGGACCGGGTCGCCGACGAGCAGGCCGCCTACCTGCGCACCGAGGCCACCGGGGACGATCCGCACGTGGCGGAGTTCACCGACGAGCTGTCCCTGGTGGCGGGCGCCTCGTTCACCTCTCGCCTGCGGGCAGTCCCCAGCCTGCCCCCGCGCACCGGCGTCCTCCGCCTCGCCCATCCGGAGGCCGGCGAGCTGCGGCTGGCGTACGAGACCCTCGACGTCCCCGCCGACGACGGCCAGCGCCTGATCGCCTACCTCCCGGCCGACGACCGCACCTCGACGGCCCTGGACCGCCTCACCGGCCGCCGCCCCGGCACCCTCCGCGCCGTCGCCACCTGA
- a CDS encoding SDR family NAD(P)-dependent oxidoreductase, with protein MDLGLNGRTVIVTGASGGIGREIARGFGAEGADVVLTYHRAQDQAERLAKEIEQAGGRALAVRHDMADPGSAAALARAATDWTGRIDVLVNNAVHWGADAPDPESRYETVPDETWQATVRHNIEGAIRLSREVTPVMRRREWGRMVHISSSLATDGAAGSEYYTAAKAALHGFSRSLAFSLGKDGDILSNVVMPGLTRTDTNGFVTDQWADHYSALTPIGRLLTAAEVAAPVVFLASAANTGITGQAITVTGGA; from the coding sequence ATGGATCTTGGACTGAACGGCCGGACCGTGATCGTCACCGGAGCGTCGGGCGGCATCGGCCGCGAGATCGCCCGCGGGTTCGGCGCCGAGGGCGCGGACGTGGTGCTCACCTACCACCGGGCGCAGGACCAGGCCGAACGGCTGGCCAAGGAGATCGAGCAGGCCGGCGGCCGGGCGCTGGCGGTCCGCCACGACATGGCCGACCCCGGGTCGGCCGCCGCCCTGGCCCGCGCCGCGACGGACTGGACCGGGCGGATCGACGTGCTGGTCAACAACGCCGTGCACTGGGGCGCGGACGCCCCCGACCCCGAGAGCCGGTACGAGACCGTGCCCGACGAGACCTGGCAGGCCACGGTCCGCCACAACATCGAGGGCGCGATCCGGCTGAGCCGCGAGGTCACCCCGGTCATGCGGCGGCGGGAGTGGGGCCGCATGGTGCACATCTCCTCCAGCCTGGCCACGGACGGCGCGGCGGGCAGCGAGTACTACACGGCGGCCAAGGCGGCGCTGCACGGGTTCAGCCGCTCGCTGGCGTTCTCGCTCGGCAAGGACGGCGACATCCTGTCCAACGTCGTCATGCCGGGCCTGACCCGCACCGACACCAACGGGTTCGTCACCGACCAGTGGGCCGACCACTACAGCGCCCTGACGCCCATCGGCCGCCTGCTGACCGCCGCCGAGGTCGCCGCCCCGGTGGTCTTCCTGGCCTCGGCCGCCAACACTGGCATCACCGGCCAGGCCATCACCGTCACCGGCGGCGCCTGA
- a CDS encoding ABC transporter permease produces the protein MSDTLTPTAGPAAATAAATDRGHWYVGGAMTLVGLYALWAFGLGSRTDDGAQATFNLNLVGGEGVQVPDLTVPAAPTAIALSLVCVAVGLLRAVLRLTGRRRVAATTVYLVAFVAAFLVWATAGHSLNFTSVLNATVLAATPLILGALCGVLCERSGVINVAIEGQFLVGAFAAAFFASITGSLWAGLVAGSLAGGLLGAMLAVFANRYLVQQVVLGVVINLFAAGLTGFLYERLMQTNPDYNKTMAFGAIDIPLLSDLPVIGPVLFGQNAVFYITVVLIAVVQIGLFHTRWGLRTRAVGEHPTAADTVGIRVVAMRYRNVILGGMIAGLGGVWLTIGLNITFNKNMAAGQGFIALAALIFGRWSPLGAVSAALLFGFAGGVSVSLQPLETPVPTAFLSMTPYLATIFAVAGLVGAVRAPAADGIPYTKR, from the coding sequence ATGAGCGACACGCTGACCCCCACGGCCGGGCCGGCCGCGGCCACCGCCGCCGCCACCGACCGGGGCCACTGGTACGTCGGCGGCGCGATGACCCTGGTGGGCCTGTACGCGCTGTGGGCGTTCGGGCTCGGCAGCCGCACCGACGACGGCGCGCAGGCCACGTTCAACCTGAACCTGGTGGGCGGCGAGGGCGTCCAGGTCCCCGACCTGACCGTGCCGGCCGCGCCCACCGCGATCGCGCTGTCGCTGGTGTGCGTGGCGGTGGGGCTGCTGCGGGCGGTACTGCGGCTGACCGGCCGCCGCCGCGTCGCCGCCACCACCGTGTACCTGGTGGCGTTCGTGGCGGCGTTCCTGGTGTGGGCGACCGCCGGGCACAGCCTCAACTTCACCTCGGTGCTGAACGCGACGGTGCTGGCGGCGACCCCGCTGATCCTGGGGGCGCTGTGCGGTGTGCTGTGCGAACGCTCCGGCGTGATCAACGTGGCGATCGAGGGGCAGTTCCTGGTCGGGGCGTTCGCCGCCGCGTTCTTCGCGTCGATCACCGGCAGCCTGTGGGCCGGGCTGGTCGCCGGGTCCCTGGCGGGCGGCCTGCTGGGGGCGATGCTGGCGGTGTTCGCCAACCGCTACCTGGTGCAGCAGGTGGTCCTGGGCGTGGTCATCAACCTGTTCGCGGCGGGCCTGACGGGCTTCCTGTACGAGCGGCTGATGCAGACCAACCCCGACTACAACAAGACGATGGCGTTCGGGGCGATCGACATCCCGCTGCTGTCGGACCTGCCGGTGATCGGGCCGGTGCTGTTCGGGCAGAACGCGGTCTTCTACATCACGGTGGTGCTGATCGCCGTGGTGCAGATCGGCCTGTTCCACACCCGCTGGGGCCTGCGCACCCGCGCGGTCGGCGAGCACCCCACCGCCGCCGACACCGTCGGCATCCGCGTGGTGGCCATGCGGTACCGCAACGTCATCCTCGGCGGCATGATCGCGGGCCTGGGCGGCGTCTGGCTGACCATCGGCCTGAACATCACCTTCAACAAGAACATGGCCGCCGGGCAGGGCTTCATCGCCCTGGCCGCGCTGATCTTCGGCCGCTGGTCCCCGCTGGGCGCGGTGTCGGCCGCCCTGCTGTTCGGCTTCGCCGGCGGCGTCTCGGTGTCCCTGCAGCCGCTGGAGACCCCGGTCCCCACCGCGTTCCTCAGCATGACCCCGTACCTGGCCACCATCTTCGCCGTCGCCGGCCTGGTGGGCGCCGTCCGCGCCCCCGCCGCGGACGGCATCCCCTACACCAAGAGGTAG